The genomic DNA AAGGGATATTTCTATAAGTTTGCTCGAAGCTGTAAGAAATTTTATTAGGCGTATTTCGGCGCCCAGATTTGGTGCTGATGACAATAACGCCGTTGAGTGCCCTTGCACCGTACATAGAAGTTGCAGAAGCATCTTTCAGCACTTGTATATCTTCAATATCAGATGGATTGAGCCCAGCAATGGCAGAGCTGATTAGCGTAACGGCATCACCAGAAACCAATTGGTCTAAAGTGAGGCTAACAATATCTTCATAAACGGCACCATCTACGACCCAGAGTGGCTGTACATTCCCTGTAATGGAAGCGCCTCCACGGATGTTGATTCTCGGTGCTGCACCAAAGCTCCCCGTCACATTCTGGATATTAAGCCCTGCCACGCGCCCTTCCAACATTCTGGAAATATCAGGAACGCCATCTAACTTAATGTCTTTGAGCTTCACTTGGAGCGCAGAGCCTGTAAATACACGGTTTTTAACTTTGGTGTATCCTGTAAGCACCACCTCCTCAATGTCTTTACTTTTTGCACTGTCTTTTTGCGCATCATAATGCTGGTGTAAAAAGAAAACCACCGAAAGTGGTAGAACTTTCTTGTAAATGGTTAGTTTTGTTTTCAATCTATTATTTTTCGCAAAAATAAAAATTTTATTTTTACTAAGTCTAAAATAATAAAATGATATTTATCAGTATTTATTCTAAATAAGGTTTTTGTTATAAAATTGAACTTAGGGGGGATTGAAAAAAAACTAAAAATCAAAGGGATAGATATGTGTTATATTTGAAATATCCCAATTTCCCATACTAAAATTTTCATTTTGGGGGAGTTTTGAATTATCTTTGTACATCATAATTAAAAAAAACACTTTTTTTTGAATCACGAGGTTTACATCAAGCGTTGTATAGAGTTGGCGGAAAAAGCCCAAGGCAAGACTTCCCCTAATCCAATGGTGGGTGCGGTTATTGTGCACCAAGGTCGGATTATTGGCGAGGGCTACCACCATCGTGCAGGCGAGCCTCATGCGGAAATCAATGCCATTCGTTCGGTGGCGCAACCAGAACTTTTGCCAGAATCCACCATTTATGTGTCTTTGGAGCCGTGTTCTCATTTTGGGAAAACACCACCTTGTGCCCTGAAAATCATAGAGGTTGGATTTAAAAAAGTGGTGATAGGCACTTTGGACCCCCACGAAAAAGTCAGTGGCAAAGGCAAGGCGATGATAGAAGCCGCAGGCATAGAGGTGGTTTCTGGCGTGTTGGAGAAAGAATGCCGAGCGCTCAACAAGCGGTTTTTAACTTTTCACGAGAAAAAACGCCCTTTTATTACTTTAAAATGGGCTTCTTCGCGAGACGGGTTTATTGACCGAAATTTTGCACCAGTGGCAATTTCTAATCCGTTGGTGTCGCAGTGGGTGCATAAAAAACGCGCTGAGGAACAAGCTATTTTGGTGGGCAGTAGAACGGCGCTCAATGACAATCCGAGCTTGACCACCCGCCATTACGCAGGGCAAAATCCGATACGACTGTTGTTAGATTTTGATTTGAAAGTGCCGCCGCACTACGCTATTTTTAATAAAGAAGCCGAAACCATTATTTTCAATCAACATCAAGAAAAGGTGGAAGAGCACCTAAGTTGGGTTAAAATCAGGAAAGAAAATGCCATTTCAGATTTGATGGAAAGCCTTCATCGTTTGGGGGTTCAATCGGTGTTGGTGGAGGGTGGCAGGCAAATTTTGCAACTGTTCATAGAAGCCCATCTTTGGGATGAGGCTTGGCATATTAAAAACCAAGATTTGATTTTAGAAAATGGCACACCAGAACCAATTTTAAATTGTGAATTTGCAGATAAAATGCTGAATATCAGAAATAATCAGCTAATGTTTTATAAAAATCATACTTTTTAACCAATGGCAGAGTACAGCTATCAGACCATAGAACAACCGATTGAAGACACGCTTTTAAAGGAAAAAGGAAGTAAGTTTTTGGGTTTTGCTTATCCTGTGGCTACGGAAGATGAGGTCAAGGAGGCGCTCAACAAAGTCAAAAGCGAGCATCCCAAAGCCACGCACCATTGCTATGCTTTTCGGCTGGGTTTAGATGGCGAAAACTACCGTGCCAACGATGATGGCGAGCCCTCGGGGAGTGCAGGCTTGCCGATATATAACCAACTGCTTTCTCGCAATTTAACCAATATTTTGCTCGTGGTGGTACGCTATTATGGCGGGGTTAAGCTGGGGGTTGGCGGTTTGGTGAAGATTTATAAAGAATCTGCAAAGCTCACACTGGATCAAGCCAAGGTGATCACCAAAGAATTGGAAAACGACATCGTGGTTGATTTTCCCTTTCATCTTCAGAATGTGATTTTTACCCATCTCAACAAATACGAAGCCCAGATTTTAGATTTTAGCGCTGCCGAAAATTGCCAAATCAGAGCTAAAGTTAAAAAAGTGAAACAAGAGGCTTTGCTCGAGCAATTATCTAATATACATCAGGTGCGCTATGTCGTGAAGTGATGTTTTCTCTGAATTTAAAATTTTAAAAATATTGATGAGCGTAATCCTTTGGTTTAATACTGAAATTGAGGCGTATTTTCAACCTAAAATAAAATGCTTCATTATCAAAAACAACCGTTTCAATCAAAATTAAAACGGTTATGATTATCAATAGGATACGATTAAAGTTAATCTCGTCTATTGCTCAACATTGATGCAAAATAAATCAACTGAGCGAGAGAGCCCACCGCAGCCACCACATAAGTTCTGGCAGCCCATTTGAGGGCATCGGCGGAGCCTGTATATTCTTCTGGCGTTACCGTGTGGGTTGATTTTAACCACTTTAAAGCACGGTTGCTGGCATCGTACTCCACAGGGAGCGTGATGAACGCGAACAAGGTGGTCAGCGCAAACAAAAGCACTCCAATCGCCAATAGGGTTTTATTGCCGCTGGATACCATCACCGCGATGCCTGCCATTAGGATAAATTGGTTGAGCCGTGAAGCGATGTTCACAATCGGAACCATTTTGGAGCGCAGTTGCAGCATAGAATATCCCACAGCGTGTTGCACGGCGTGTCCACATTCGTGGGCGGCTACAGCGGCAGCGGCGGCATTGCGTTGCATATAAACCGCCTCAGAAAGGTTCACGGTTTTGTTCATCGGGTTGTAGTGGTCGGTCAGTTGCCCCGGTGTGGAAATCACTTGTACATCGTGGATGCCGTGATCCCGAAGCATTTTTTCTGCCACTTCCTTCCCAGACATTCCGTTGGCAAGGTGGACTTTAGAATAATGTTCAAATTTTGATTTTAATTGAGATGAAACCAGCCAACTTAAAAGCAAGATGCCTCCTAAAATGATATAATAAGTTCCCATATTTTTAAATAATGTTTTGGTAGATTTCGGTATAAGAAAAAAATATGCCAAACATTTTTATAGTATATTTGCAGGGTAAAATTGTGTAAATATGTCAGGTATTGAGATTAGAAAAGTAGCGAGCGAGGCAGATTTAATGTCGTTTATTCAATTTCCCAATCGGCTTTATCATCAGCATCCGTACTATGTACCGCCGTTAATCAAAGATGAAAAGAATGTGTGGAATGCTCAGGAAAATCCAGCGCTGGCGTATTCGGAGGCGGAGCAATACCTCGCCTATAAAAATAATGAGGTGGTGGGGCGCATCGCTTTAATCGTTAATCATAAAGAAGCCGAAGAATTAGGCATTAAAAAGTTGCGCTTTGGGTGGTTAGATTTTATTGAAGATATTGAGGTGGCTCAAGCGCTAATCGATAAAGCAGTAGAGGTTGCCAAAGCCAAAAATCTGCCTAAAATAGAAGGCCCTATGGGTTTTACCAATTTAGATAAAGCGGGAATGCTCACTTTGGGTTTTGATCGCTTGGCAACGATGATTGGACTTTACAACTACGCTTATTACCCTGAATATTTAGAAAAATTAGGGCTTAAAAAAGAGAAAGAATGGGTGGAGTTTGAAATTCAATTCCCTGATACACTGCCAGAAAAGGTGACTAAATTTAGCCGATTGATTGCAGAGAAATATAAGCTTAAAGTTCTGAATTTCAATAATAAAAAAGAAATATTA from Riemerella columbina includes the following:
- the ribD gene encoding bifunctional diaminohydroxyphosphoribosylaminopyrimidine deaminase/5-amino-6-(5-phosphoribosylamino)uracil reductase RibD codes for the protein MNHEVYIKRCIELAEKAQGKTSPNPMVGAVIVHQGRIIGEGYHHRAGEPHAEINAIRSVAQPELLPESTIYVSLEPCSHFGKTPPCALKIIEVGFKKVVIGTLDPHEKVSGKGKAMIEAAGIEVVSGVLEKECRALNKRFLTFHEKKRPFITLKWASSRDGFIDRNFAPVAISNPLVSQWVHKKRAEEQAILVGSRTALNDNPSLTTRHYAGQNPIRLLLDFDLKVPPHYAIFNKEAETIIFNQHQEKVEEHLSWVKIRKENAISDLMESLHRLGVQSVLVEGGRQILQLFIEAHLWDEAWHIKNQDLILENGTPEPILNCEFADKMLNIRNNQLMFYKNHTF
- a CDS encoding GTP cyclohydrolase, with the protein product MSGIEIRKVASEADLMSFIQFPNRLYHQHPYYVPPLIKDEKNVWNAQENPALAYSEAEQYLAYKNNEVVGRIALIVNHKEAEELGIKKLRFGWLDFIEDIEVAQALIDKAVEVAKAKNLPKIEGPMGFTNLDKAGMLTLGFDRLATMIGLYNYAYYPEYLEKLGLKKEKEWVEFEIQFPDTLPEKVTKFSRLIAEKYKLKVLNFNNKKEILPLVEPMFKLLDETYKNLSTYTPISAEQIQTYKEKYFGFIDKDYIICIEDEHQDLIAFAITMPSYSKALQKANGKLFPFGWWHFLRAGKRNDRANFYLIGIRPDYQRRGVTSIIFEEIYKVFKKKGVKFLETNPELEDNKSIQLLWQDYAPVNHKRRRTYALDI
- a CDS encoding zinc metallopeptidase; the encoded protein is MGTYYIILGGILLLSWLVSSQLKSKFEHYSKVHLANGMSGKEVAEKMLRDHGIHDVQVISTPGQLTDHYNPMNKTVNLSEAVYMQRNAAAAAVAAHECGHAVQHAVGYSMLQLRSKMVPIVNIASRLNQFILMAGIAVMVSSGNKTLLAIGVLLFALTTLFAFITLPVEYDASNRALKWLKSTHTVTPEEYTGSADALKWAARTYVVAAVGSLAQLIYFASMLSNRRD
- a CDS encoding IMPACT family protein is translated as MAEYSYQTIEQPIEDTLLKEKGSKFLGFAYPVATEDEVKEALNKVKSEHPKATHHCYAFRLGLDGENYRANDDGEPSGSAGLPIYNQLLSRNLTNILLVVVRYYGGVKLGVGGLVKIYKESAKLTLDQAKVITKELENDIVVDFPFHLQNVIFTHLNKYEAQILDFSAAENCQIRAKVKKVKQEALLEQLSNIHQVRYVVK